The genomic window TGCCCGCTCCGCCGTGGTGGACCGCCGCGCGGCAGGCGGGAAAGACGTCGGCGTAGTTCACCGTGCCAACGACCTTGACATGATCCGGGATTCGGATATCGCTGAAGTCCGTGCCGCCGGCGCAGATCAGCGCCCGCTCGCCCAGCTGCGCGGTGGCTGCGCCGACCAGTTCGACAATCTCGGCGGCGGATTCCACGGCGATGCTGCCGTAGGCGAAGCATATCGGCGGCGTGCCCGCCGCAATCCACGAGGCGACCTCGTCATCGGTGTCCGTCTGCAACTCCAGTGTCAGCGTGCCGATGAATGGCCGCTGACCCCCGTATTTCGCCCACTCGGCTTCTAGACCCGGGAAGCAAAACCCTTCGTAGGCTTGGATTTCGAGTGATCGGCGTTCGGCGATCCGGCGCGGCGCGGGATGTTTCGCCTTCGGCAAGCCCAGCTCGCGCCGCTGCTCCTCCTCGGCCTTGGTCGTCATTCGCCAAAACACCCACTCGGCCACCGTCATCGAGGAGCGAACCAACGGGTTGGGCGCCATCCGGACGAGTTGACCGTTGGCCCGTATCGGGAAGTAATGCAGTGTGGCCAGCGGGATGTCGTAGTACTGCGCGACGTTCGATGCGGGCTCCTGAAAAATCTGGCCGGTGAACAGTAGATCGGCCCCGTCGGCCAGCGACTTGAGGGTCG from Mycobacterium shigaense includes these protein-coding regions:
- a CDS encoding glycosyltransferase → MKFALACYGTRGDIEPSAAVGRELQRRGHEVRMAVPPELVEFVESVGLTAVPYGPEFKDYLDEEFVRDLWARFLRNFWTIRGPIELLREAWAPVTRYWAQMSATLKSLADGADLLFTGQIFQEPASNVAQYYDIPLATLHYFPIRANGQLVRMAPNPLVRSSMTVAEWVFWRMTTKAEEEQRRELGLPKAKHPAPRRIAERRSLEIQAYEGFCFPGLEAEWAKYGGQRPFIGTLTLELQTDTDDEVASWIAAGTPPICFAYGSIAVESAAEIVELVGAATAQLGERALICAGGTDFSDIRIPDHVKVVGTVNYADVFPACRAAVHHGGAGTTAASLRAGVPTLILWTTGDQPLWGARIKQLKVGAARRLASATEESLVADLRQILAPEYATRAREVAAKMTKPADSVAAAADLLEDAVRRKSSLTDAR